From a single Staphylococcus epidermidis genomic region:
- the pyk gene encoding pyruvate kinase: MRKTKIVCTIGPASESEEMLEKLMNAGMNVARLNFSHGSHEEHKARIDTIRKVAKRLNKTIGLLLDTKGPEIRTHNMKDGLIVLEKGKEVIVSMNEVEGTPEKFSVTYENLINDVNIGSYILLDDGLVELQVKEINKDKGEVKCDILNTGELKNKKGVNLPGVKVNLPGITDKDADDIRFGIKENVDFIAASFVRRPSDVLDIRQILEEEKAEITIFPKIENQEGIDNIEEILEVSDGLMVARGDMGVEIPPESVPMVQKDLIRKCNKLGKPVITATQMLDSMQRNPRATRAEASDVANAIYDGTDAVMLSGETAAGQYPEEAVKTMRNIAVSAEAAQDYKKLLSDRTKLVETSLVNAIGVSVAHTALNLNVKAIVAATESGSTARTISKYRPHSDIIAVTPSEKTARQCAIVWGVNPVVKEGRKTTDALLNNAVATAVETGRVSNGDLIIITAGVPTGEKGTTNMMKIHLVGDEIAKGQGVGRGSVVGHAIVADSASDLEGKDLSDKVIITNSVDETLVPYVEKAIGLITEENGITSPSAIIGLEKGIPTVVGVEQATKEIKNDMLVTLDASQGKVFEGYANVL, translated from the coding sequence ATGAGAAAGACTAAAATTGTATGTACAATAGGACCAGCTTCAGAATCAGAGGAAATGCTCGAAAAACTAATGAATGCAGGAATGAACGTTGCGCGTTTAAATTTCTCACATGGTAGTCATGAAGAACATAAAGCAAGAATTGATACAATTCGTAAAGTTGCTAAACGTTTAAATAAAACAATTGGCTTGTTATTGGATACTAAAGGGCCAGAAATTCGTACGCACAATATGAAAGATGGACTTATTGTTTTAGAAAAAGGCAAAGAAGTCATTGTCAGTATGAATGAAGTTGAAGGAACACCTGAAAAATTCTCTGTAACATATGAAAATCTAATCAATGATGTCAATATTGGATCATATATACTATTAGATGATGGTTTAGTTGAACTTCAAGTCAAAGAAATTAACAAAGATAAAGGCGAAGTTAAATGTGATATCTTAAATACTGGTGAATTAAAAAATAAAAAAGGTGTTAACTTACCTGGTGTTAAAGTTAATTTACCTGGTATCACTGATAAAGATGCCGATGATATCAGATTTGGTATAAAGGAAAATGTAGACTTTATAGCTGCAAGTTTTGTAAGACGTCCAAGTGATGTTTTAGATATCCGTCAAATTCTTGAAGAAGAAAAAGCAGAAATAACAATTTTCCCTAAAATCGAAAACCAAGAAGGTATCGATAATATTGAAGAAATTCTTGAAGTATCTGATGGATTAATGGTAGCACGTGGTGATATGGGTGTTGAAATTCCACCAGAAAGCGTACCAATGGTTCAAAAAGATTTAATTAGAAAATGTAATAAATTAGGAAAACCTGTAATTACTGCGACTCAAATGCTTGATTCTATGCAACGTAATCCACGTGCGACACGTGCAGAAGCAAGTGACGTAGCTAATGCAATATACGATGGTACTGACGCGGTAATGTTATCAGGTGAAACTGCAGCAGGTCAATATCCTGAAGAAGCTGTTAAAACTATGCGTAATATTGCAGTTTCTGCTGAAGCAGCGCAAGACTATAAAAAATTATTAAGTGATCGTACTAAATTAGTTGAAACTTCATTAGTAAATGCAATTGGTGTTTCTGTTGCACATACTGCCTTAAACTTAAATGTAAAAGCTATTGTAGCAGCAACTGAAAGTGGTTCAACAGCACGTACGATTTCTAAATATCGTCCACATTCAGATATCATTGCTGTAACACCTAGCGAAAAAACTGCTAGACAATGTGCAATTGTATGGGGAGTAAATCCGGTCGTTAAAGAAGGACGTAAAACAACTGATGCTTTACTAAATAATGCTGTAGCAACAGCAGTAGAAACTGGTAGAGTTTCAAACGGAGATTTAATTATTATTACTGCTGGTGTACCTACTGGAGAAAAAGGAACTACAAATATGATGAAAATCCACTTAGTAGGTGATGAGATTGCTAAAGGTCAAGGTGTTGGTAGAGGATCTGTTGTAGGCCATGCAATTGTCGCAGATAGTGCTAGTGATTTAGAAGGTAAAGATTTATCTGATAAAGTTATTATTACAAATTCTGTTGATGAAACATTAGTACCATATGTTGAAAAAGCTATAGGTCTAATTACAGAAGAAAATGGTATTACTTCACCAAGCGCAATTATAGGTTTAGAAAAAGGCATACCTACTGTTGTTGGTGTAGAACAAGCAACCAAAGAAATTAAAAATGATATGTTAGTGACTTTAGATGCGTCACAAGGTAAAGTGTTTGAAGGTTATGCTAACGTCCTTTAA
- the pfkA gene encoding 6-phosphofructokinase, with product MKKIAVLTSGGDSPGMNAAVRAVTRTAIYNNIEVYGVYQGYQGLLDDDIHKLELGSVGDTIQRGGTFLFSARCPQFKEEDVRKKAIENLRKRGIEGLVVIGGDGSYRGAQRISEECKEIQTIGIPGTIDNDINGTDFTIGFDTALNTIIESVDKIRDTASSHARTFIVEVMGRDCGDLALWAGLSVGAETIVLPEVNTDIKDVAEKIEQGIKRGKKHSIVMVAEGCMSGQECADELTKYINIDTRVSVLGHIQRGGSPSGADRVLASRLGGYAVELLKQGETAKGVGIRNNQLTSTPFDEIFAESDRKFNSQMYELAKELSI from the coding sequence ATGAAGAAGATTGCAGTTTTAACTAGCGGAGGAGATTCTCCGGGTATGAACGCTGCTGTTCGTGCAGTGACTCGGACAGCAATTTACAATAATATTGAAGTTTATGGTGTTTATCAAGGTTACCAAGGTTTACTTGATGATGATATTCATAAGCTTGAATTGGGTTCAGTAGGGGATACAATTCAACGAGGAGGAACTTTCCTCTTTTCCGCAAGGTGCCCTCAGTTCAAAGAAGAGGATGTACGTAAGAAAGCTATTGAGAATTTACGTAAGCGTGGTATCGAAGGTTTAGTTGTTATTGGAGGAGATGGCAGCTATAGAGGGGCACAACGAATTAGTGAGGAATGTAAAGAAATTCAAACAATTGGTATTCCTGGTACAATTGATAATGATATTAATGGTACAGATTTTACAATTGGTTTTGATACTGCATTAAACACTATTATTGAATCAGTCGATAAGATTAGAGATACGGCATCAAGTCACGCAAGAACGTTTATTGTTGAAGTTATGGGGCGTGATTGTGGAGATTTAGCTTTATGGGCTGGATTATCTGTAGGTGCTGAAACGATTGTTTTACCAGAAGTCAATACAGATATTAAGGATGTAGCTGAAAAGATTGAACAGGGTATTAAAAGAGGGAAAAAACATTCTATCGTTATGGTTGCAGAAGGTTGTATGAGCGGCCAAGAATGTGCAGATGAGTTAACGAAGTATATTAACATTGATACACGAGTTTCAGTGTTAGGTCACATTCAACGTGGCGGTAGCCCATCTGGTGCTGATCGAGTATTAGCTTCTCGACTTGGTGGATATGCTGTTGAACTATTAAAACAAGGCGAGACAGCTAAAGGTGTTGGCATTAGGAATAATCAATTAACCTCTACGCCGTTTGATGAAATTTTTGCTGAAAGTGATCGCAAATTTAATAGTCAAATGTATGAATTAGCAAAAGAATTATCAATTTAA
- a CDS encoding DHH family phosphoesterase, with protein sequence MEVKMNEIMEALEQSELIIIHRHLRPDPDAYGSQLGLKYYLQKKFPNKQIYAVGANEDSLKFIGLMDEIDNDIYKKATVVVCDTANAPRIDDQRYDTGTKLLKIDHHPATDQYGDINYVNTKASSTSEIIYEFISHFNDEHIIDEQVARVLYLGIVGDTGRFLFNNTTPRTMQIAGKLLTYPFDHNQELNKMSEKDPKLLPFQGYILQNFDLNDKGFCKVKITKDILEKFQIQPNEASLFVNTIADIRGLKIWMFGVDEGDQIRCRLRSKGHIIINDVANTFGGGGHPNASGVSVNSWEQFEQLAEALNDKL encoded by the coding sequence ATAATGGAAGCATTAGAACAAAGTGAATTAATTATTATTCACAGACATCTAAGACCCGATCCAGACGCATATGGTTCACAATTAGGTTTGAAATATTACTTACAAAAGAAGTTTCCAAACAAACAAATTTATGCTGTAGGAGCTAATGAAGATTCTTTGAAATTTATAGGTTTGATGGACGAAATTGACAATGATATATACAAGAAAGCGACTGTAGTTGTATGTGATACGGCAAATGCGCCACGAATAGATGACCAACGTTATGATACAGGTACCAAACTTTTGAAAATTGATCATCATCCTGCTACTGATCAGTATGGAGATATTAACTATGTTAATACCAAAGCTTCTTCCACTAGTGAAATAATTTACGAATTCATTTCACATTTCAATGATGAACATATCATTGATGAACAAGTTGCTAGAGTATTATATCTTGGCATCGTTGGTGATACTGGACGTTTTTTATTTAATAATACAACGCCACGAACAATGCAAATTGCTGGAAAATTACTTACATATCCTTTTGATCACAACCAAGAATTAAACAAAATGTCTGAAAAGGATCCAAAACTATTACCATTTCAAGGATATATATTGCAAAATTTTGATTTAAATGATAAAGGATTTTGCAAAGTTAAAATAACTAAAGACATACTTGAAAAATTTCAAATACAACCTAATGAAGCGTCTTTATTTGTAAATACAATCGCAGATATTCGAGGATTAAAAATATGGATGTTTGGCGTTGATGAAGGAGATCAAATTAGATGTCGGTTGCGTTCTAAAGGTCATATTATTATTAATGATGTCGCTAATACATTTGGTGGTGGTGGACATCCAAATGCATCTGGAGTTTCAGTAAATAGTTGGGAGCAATTCGAGCAACTCGCCGAAGCTTTAAACGACAAGTTATAA
- a CDS encoding acetyl-CoA carboxylase carboxyltransferase subunit alpha, whose amino-acid sequence MLDFEKPLFEIRNKIDSLKESQEKNEVDLQDEIDMLEASLKRETTKVYTNLKPWDRVQIARLPERPTTLDYIPYIFDSFIELHGDRSFRDDPAMIGGIGYLDGKSVTVIGQQRGKDTKDNIYRNFGMAHPEGYRKALRLMKQAEKFNRPIFTFIDTKGAYPGKAAEERGQSESIAKNLMEMASLTVPVIAVVIGEGGSGGALGIGISNRVLMLENSTYSVISPEGAAALLWKDSNLAQIAAETMKITAHDLLDLGIIDEVINEPLGGAQKDEEAQALSIKKMFLKHLNELKQLTPEELANDRFEKFRKIGSVVE is encoded by the coding sequence ATGTTAGATTTTGAAAAACCACTTTTTGAAATTAGAAATAAAATTGATTCTTTAAAAGAATCGCAAGAAAAAAACGAAGTTGATCTTCAAGATGAAATAGATATGCTGGAAGCATCATTAAAAAGAGAAACTACAAAAGTGTACACTAATCTAAAACCTTGGGATCGTGTTCAAATCGCTCGTTTACCAGAAAGACCAACCACATTAGATTATATTCCCTATATTTTTGATTCATTTATTGAGTTACATGGCGATAGAAGTTTTAGGGATGATCCAGCAATGATTGGTGGAATTGGTTACTTAGATGGTAAGTCTGTAACAGTTATAGGCCAACAACGTGGTAAAGACACGAAAGATAATATTTATCGTAATTTTGGTATGGCTCACCCAGAAGGGTATAGAAAAGCTTTGCGTTTAATGAAACAAGCAGAGAAATTTAATCGTCCAATATTTACTTTTATAGATACTAAAGGTGCTTATCCGGGTAAAGCAGCTGAAGAAAGAGGTCAAAGTGAATCAATTGCAAAAAATTTGATGGAAATGGCTTCATTAACGGTACCAGTTATTGCTGTTGTTATTGGTGAAGGCGGAAGTGGCGGCGCTTTAGGAATTGGAATCTCAAATCGTGTTCTGATGCTTGAAAATAGTACTTATTCAGTTATTTCACCTGAAGGAGCAGCTGCACTTTTATGGAAAGATAGTAACTTAGCTCAAATTGCCGCTGAAACTATGAAAATCACTGCGCATGATTTACTAGATTTAGGTATTATAGATGAAGTGATTAATGAGCCACTTGGTGGTGCGCAAAAAGATGAAGAAGCACAAGCTTTATCAATTAAGAAAATGTTCCTTAAACATTTAAATGAATTAAAGCAACTCACACCTGAAGAATTAGCAAATGATCGTTTTGAAAAATTTAGAAAAATTGGTTCAGTTGTGGAGTGA
- a CDS encoding DNA polymerase III subunit alpha, with product MVAHLNIHTSFDLLDSSLRIDALIDKAKKEGYRALAITDTNVLYGYPKFYDACIAAHIHPIFGMTIYLTDGLYTIETVVLAKNNQGLKSLYQLSSAIMMRNKEEVPIEWLKRYDEHLIIIFKEAELSHKQVIDAFEGKKELYLNHNSNNTLTGKRVWMQSARYLNEDDAETIPALHAIRDNTKLDLIHEKETLDEHFPSIEELQTLNLSEDMITNANEIEELCQAEIAYHQSLLPQFVTPNGETSKDYLWTILIHRLREWELNDKTYFNRLKHEYKIITDMGFEDYFLIVSDLIHFAKTHEVMVGPGRGSSAGSLVSYLLGITTIDPLKYNLLFERFLNPERVTMPDIDIDFEDTRREKVIKYVQDKYGEHHVSGIVTFGHLLARAVARDVGRIMGFDETSLNEISKLIPHKLGITLEEAYQKPEFKAFVHRNHRNERWFEVSKKLEGLPRHTSTHAAGIIINDQPLFKFAPLTTGDTGLLTQWTMTEAERIGLLKIDFLGLRNLSIIHQIILQVKKDLNINIDIEAIPYDDKKVFDLLSNGDTTGIFQLESDGVRSVLKRLQPEHFEDIVAVTSLYRPGPMEEIPTYITRRHNPNQVAYLHPDLEPILKNTYGVIIYQEQIMLIASQVAGFSYGEADILRRAMSKKNRAILESERQHFIDGAKNNGYDEQISKQIFDLILKFADYGFPRAHAVSYSKIAYIMSYLKVHYPHYFYANILSNVIGSEKKTAAMIDEAKHQRISILPPNINQSHWYYKASNKGIYLSLGTIKGIGYQSVKLIIDERQQNGPYRDFFDFSRRIPKRVKNRKLLESLILVGAFDTFGKTRATLLQAIDQVLDLNSDVEQDEMLFDLLTPKQSYEEKEELPDQLLSDYEKEYLGFYISKHPVEKKFEKKQYLGIFQLSNGSHYQPILVQFDHIKQIRTKNGQNMAFVTMNDGRTMMDGVIFPDKFKKYETSISKEQMYIVLGKFEKRNQQMQLIINQLFEVEAYEQTKLSNSKKVILRNVTHLEPQFEHSKVESNEQHALNIYGFDESANKMTMLGQIERQRQNFDLLIQTYSPADIRFI from the coding sequence ATGGTAGCACATTTAAATATTCATACTTCTTTTGACCTGTTAGATTCTAGTTTAAGAATTGATGCATTAATAGATAAAGCTAAAAAAGAAGGATATCGTGCGCTTGCAATAACCGATACAAATGTATTGTACGGTTATCCAAAGTTTTATGATGCTTGTATTGCAGCTCACATACATCCAATCTTTGGTATGACTATATATTTAACGGATGGTCTCTATACTATTGAAACGGTTGTTTTAGCAAAAAATAATCAAGGACTCAAGTCATTATATCAACTTTCTTCTGCTATAATGATGAGAAATAAAGAAGAAGTGCCAATTGAATGGCTAAAAAGATACGACGAACATTTAATTATCATATTTAAAGAGGCTGAGTTGTCTCATAAGCAAGTTATTGATGCTTTTGAAGGTAAGAAAGAATTATATTTAAATCACAATAGTAATAATACATTGACTGGCAAACGTGTATGGATGCAATCTGCAAGATACTTAAATGAAGATGATGCTGAAACCATTCCAGCGTTACATGCCATAAGAGATAATACTAAGTTAGATTTAATACATGAGAAAGAAACACTTGATGAACATTTTCCTAGTATAGAAGAACTTCAAACACTAAATCTTAGTGAAGATATGATTACTAACGCGAATGAAATTGAAGAATTATGCCAAGCAGAAATTGCATACCATCAATCCCTGTTGCCACAATTTGTGACACCTAATGGTGAAACTTCGAAAGATTATCTTTGGACGATACTTATACATAGGTTACGAGAATGGGAACTTAATGATAAAACTTATTTCAATCGGTTGAAACATGAATATAAAATTATTACTGATATGGGTTTCGAGGATTATTTTCTTATTGTAAGTGATTTGATTCATTTTGCTAAAACACATGAAGTGATGGTTGGGCCAGGTCGTGGTTCATCAGCAGGGTCATTAGTAAGTTATTTATTAGGTATTACTACTATAGACCCGTTAAAATATAATCTTTTATTTGAAAGATTTCTTAATCCTGAACGCGTAACTATGCCAGATATTGATATTGATTTTGAAGACACGAGACGTGAAAAAGTAATTAAGTATGTACAAGATAAATATGGTGAACATCATGTATCAGGTATTGTGACATTTGGGCATCTGTTAGCTCGTGCTGTTGCTAGAGATGTAGGAAGAATAATGGGATTTGATGAAACGAGTTTAAATGAGATTTCAAAACTTATTCCACATAAATTAGGTATAACTCTTGAAGAAGCATACCAAAAGCCAGAGTTTAAAGCATTTGTTCATCGTAATCATAGAAATGAACGTTGGTTTGAAGTGAGTAAAAAGTTAGAGGGATTACCAAGACATACGTCTACGCATGCTGCAGGTATCATTATCAATGATCAACCATTATTCAAATTTGCCCCATTAACAACTGGTGATACAGGATTATTAACGCAGTGGACTATGACAGAAGCGGAACGTATAGGATTATTAAAAATTGATTTCTTGGGATTACGCAATCTATCAATTATTCATCAAATTATTTTACAAGTTAAAAAGGATTTAAATATAAATATTGATATAGAAGCTATACCTTATGATGATAAAAAAGTTTTTGATTTATTATCAAACGGTGACACTACAGGTATATTTCAATTGGAATCAGACGGTGTTAGAAGCGTATTAAAAAGATTGCAACCCGAACATTTTGAAGATATCGTAGCTGTCACATCATTATATAGACCAGGACCAATGGAAGAAATACCAACTTATATAACCCGTAGACATAATCCTAACCAAGTTGCTTATTTACATCCAGATTTAGAACCAATCTTAAAAAACACATATGGTGTTATCATTTATCAAGAACAAATAATGCTAATAGCAAGTCAAGTTGCTGGTTTTAGTTATGGTGAAGCAGATATTTTAAGAAGGGCAATGAGTAAAAAGAATCGTGCAATCTTAGAAAGTGAGCGTCAACATTTCATTGATGGTGCAAAAAATAACGGTTACGATGAACAGATAAGTAAGCAAATTTTTGATTTAATACTTAAGTTTGCAGATTATGGGTTCCCACGTGCCCATGCTGTTAGTTACTCAAAAATTGCATACATTATGAGCTATTTAAAAGTGCACTATCCTCATTATTTTTATGCAAATATCTTGAGTAATGTAATAGGAAGTGAAAAAAAGACTGCAGCTATGATTGACGAAGCTAAGCACCAAAGAATTAGCATCTTGCCTCCCAATATTAATCAAAGTCATTGGTATTATAAGGCAAGTAATAAAGGAATATATCTGTCTTTAGGTACAATTAAAGGAATTGGATATCAAAGCGTTAAATTAATTATTGATGAACGTCAGCAGAATGGACCTTATAGAGATTTCTTTGATTTTTCAAGACGTATACCAAAAAGGGTGAAAAATAGAAAATTACTTGAGTCTCTTATCTTAGTAGGCGCATTCGACACTTTTGGCAAAACTAGAGCGACATTATTACAAGCAATTGATCAAGTATTAGATTTGAATTCTGATGTTGAGCAAGATGAAATGCTTTTCGATCTTTTAACTCCTAAACAATCGTATGAAGAAAAAGAGGAACTACCTGATCAATTATTAAGTGATTATGAAAAAGAATACCTAGGATTCTATATTAGTAAACATCCAGTTGAAAAGAAATTTGAAAAGAAACAATATTTAGGCATATTTCAATTGTCTAATGGAAGTCACTACCAACCTATACTTGTTCAATTTGACCATATCAAACAAATAAGAACGAAGAATGGTCAAAATATGGCATTTGTAACGATGAATGATGGAAGAACGATGATGGATGGAGTGATTTTCCCAGATAAGTTTAAAAAATACGAAACTTCTATTTCAAAGGAACAGATGTATATCGTATTAGGTAAATTTGAAAAGCGTAACCAACAAATGCAACTTATCATCAATCAACTTTTTGAAGTTGAAGCGTATGAGCAAACAAAATTGTCTAATTCGAAAAAAGTTATTTTACGTAATGTAACACATCTAGAACCACAATTTGAACATTCAAAAGTAGAATCTAATGAACAACATGCATTAAATATTTATGGTTTTGACGAAAGTGCAAATAAGATGACAATGTTGGGACAAATTGAACGTCAACGTCAAAATTTTGATCTATTAATACAAACTTATTCGCCAGCTGATATTAGATTTATTTAA
- the accD gene encoding acetyl-CoA carboxylase, carboxyltransferase subunit beta encodes MFKDFFNRSKKKKYLTVQDSKQNDVPAGIMTKCPNCKKIMYTKELNENLNVCFNCDHHIALTAYKRIEAISDDGSFIEFDRGMTSANPLDFPGYEEKIEKDQQKTGLNEALVSGTAKLDGIQYGVAVMDARFRMGSMGSVVGEKICRIIDYCTEHRLPFILFSASGGARMQEGIISLMQMGKTSVSLKRHSDAGLLYISYITNPTTGGVSASFASVGDINLSEPKALIGFAGRRVIEQTINEKLPDDFQTAEFLLEHGQLDKVIHRKDMRETLSNILKIHQEVSN; translated from the coding sequence ATGTTTAAAGATTTTTTTAATCGAAGCAAGAAAAAGAAATATTTAACAGTTCAAGATTCTAAACAAAATGATGTACCTGCTGGTATAATGACAAAATGTCCTAATTGCAAAAAAATAATGTATACAAAAGAATTGAATGAAAATTTAAATGTATGCTTTAATTGTGATCATCATATAGCTTTAACCGCATATAAAAGAATAGAAGCAATTTCAGACGATGGATCATTTATAGAATTTGATAGAGGTATGACATCTGCTAACCCATTAGACTTTCCTGGGTATGAAGAAAAAATTGAAAAAGATCAGCAAAAGACTGGACTTAATGAAGCGTTAGTGTCTGGTACTGCGAAATTAGATGGAATACAATATGGTGTTGCAGTTATGGATGCTCGTTTTAGAATGGGAAGCATGGGCTCTGTAGTTGGTGAAAAAATATGCAGAATTATTGATTATTGTACAGAACATCGTTTGCCATTTATTCTGTTTTCTGCGAGTGGTGGAGCTAGAATGCAAGAGGGAATTATTTCTTTAATGCAAATGGGGAAAACAAGTGTTTCTTTAAAAAGACATTCTGATGCAGGACTATTATATATTTCTTACATAACTAATCCCACTACTGGAGGGGTTTCTGCAAGTTTTGCTTCGGTTGGAGATATTAATTTAAGTGAACCTAAAGCACTAATCGGATTTGCTGGTAGACGTGTTATAGAACAAACAATTAATGAAAAGTTGCCTGATGATTTCCAAACTGCTGAGTTTTTATTAGAGCATGGTCAACTTGATAAAGTCATTCATCGAAAAGATATGCGTGAGACTTTATCAAATATTTTAAAAATCCATCAAGAGGTGAGTAACTAA
- a CDS encoding NADP-dependent malic enzyme, which translates to MSLRDDALEMHRENQGKLEITPNVKVTNKQQLSLAYSPGVAEPCKEIHEDSRKVYEYTIKGNTVAVVTDGTAVLGLGNIGAEASIPVMEGKAALFKSFAGINGVPIALDTTDTQEIIKTVKLIAPNYGGINLEDISAPRCFEIEETLKKETNIPIFHDDQHGTAIVTMAGLINALKIVDKELTDIKVVLNGAGAAGIAIVKLLHAYGVNNMIMCDSKGAIYSGRNFGMNDTKTYVAKWTNKDKVEGSLEEVIKDADVFIGVSVADILTQDMVKTMADDPIIFAMANPNPEINPNEAKQAGAKVVGTGRSDFPNQINNVLAFPGIFRGALDVEATHINEDMKKAAVEAIVHLIDENELHPDYCIPGPFDKRVAPSVAKNVAKAAMESGVARIKIDTQEIFDKTMKLTDLK; encoded by the coding sequence ATGTCTTTAAGAGATGACGCTTTAGAAATGCATAGAGAGAACCAAGGTAAACTAGAAATTACACCAAATGTTAAAGTGACAAATAAGCAACAATTAAGCCTAGCATACTCACCTGGCGTTGCAGAACCTTGTAAAGAAATCCATGAAGATTCAAGAAAAGTATATGAGTACACTATTAAAGGAAATACAGTTGCTGTTGTAACAGATGGAACTGCTGTTCTCGGTTTAGGGAATATTGGAGCAGAAGCAAGTATTCCAGTAATGGAAGGAAAGGCAGCACTGTTCAAAAGTTTTGCGGGTATTAATGGTGTGCCAATAGCTCTAGATACAACTGACACTCAAGAAATCATAAAAACAGTAAAACTTATTGCACCAAACTATGGTGGAATTAATCTTGAAGATATATCAGCTCCCCGCTGTTTTGAAATTGAAGAAACCTTAAAGAAAGAGACCAATATACCTATTTTTCATGACGATCAACATGGTACAGCTATTGTTACTATGGCTGGGTTAATCAATGCTTTAAAAATTGTAGATAAAGAGTTAACGGATATAAAAGTTGTATTAAATGGTGCAGGTGCAGCAGGTATCGCTATAGTGAAGTTACTTCATGCTTATGGTGTGAATAATATGATTATGTGCGATTCAAAAGGTGCTATTTATTCTGGCAGAAATTTTGGTATGAATGATACAAAAACATATGTAGCTAAGTGGACGAATAAAGATAAAGTTGAAGGTTCACTTGAAGAAGTGATTAAAGATGCAGATGTTTTTATAGGTGTATCTGTAGCGGATATATTAACTCAAGATATGGTGAAGACAATGGCTGATGATCCAATTATTTTTGCTATGGCTAATCCTAATCCTGAAATCAATCCCAATGAAGCCAAACAGGCAGGTGCAAAGGTCGTAGGTACAGGTCGATCTGATTTTCCAAACCAAATTAATAATGTATTAGCATTTCCAGGTATTTTTAGAGGTGCATTGGATGTTGAAGCCACTCATATTAACGAAGATATGAAAAAGGCAGCTGTAGAAGCTATCGTTCATTTAATAGACGAAAATGAGTTACATCCTGATTACTGTATACCAGGACCATTTGATAAAAGAGTAGCTCCATCAGTAGCCAAAAATGTAGCTAAAGCTGCTATGGAATCCGGTGTAGCAAGAATTAAAATTGATACACAAGAAATATTTGATAAAACTATGAAACTTACTGACTTAAAATAG